A window of the Rhizobium brockwellii genome harbors these coding sequences:
- a CDS encoding type II toxin-antitoxin system RelE/ParE family toxin, with product MKALVLSPAAVDDIDRIYDYTEEKWGQGQAEDYIVALRDDCQALAAQTKRGRKIIGLRSGYTALAFRSHFVIYAETEKVLTVIRILHRRMNIAAHL from the coding sequence ATGAAAGCGCTTGTTCTCTCGCCAGCCGCTGTCGATGATATCGACAGGATTTATGACTATACCGAAGAGAAATGGGGCCAAGGTCAAGCGGAGGACTATATCGTTGCGCTCCGGGATGACTGCCAGGCGCTTGCAGCACAGACAAAGCGTGGCCGCAAAATCATTGGATTGAGGAGCGGCTACACCGCCTTGGCGTTTCGCTCGCATTTCGTCATCTACGCTGAGACCGAAAAAGTGTTGACGGTTATTCGCATCCTGCATCGGCGCATGAATATCGCGGCCCATCTCTAA
- a CDS encoding type II toxin-antitoxin system ParD family antitoxin produces the protein MDAAEYGSFEVQVKPARYPRVAKVVSIRIDDHMEEFIGNQLDQGAYGSADEVIDAGLRLLQREAELAAIEAAIIEGEKSGKPRPFDFDAFIEGKRARHGRQ, from the coding sequence ACGCTGCCGAATATGGTAGTTTCGAAGTGCAAGTCAAACCTGCGAGGTACCCGCGCGTGGCCAAGGTCGTGTCCATCAGAATCGATGACCACATGGAGGAATTTATCGGCAATCAGCTCGATCAGGGAGCCTATGGCTCCGCAGACGAGGTGATCGACGCCGGCTTGAGGCTTTTGCAGCGCGAGGCAGAGCTTGCGGCAATCGAGGCAGCCATTATCGAAGGTGAGAAATCTGGCAAACCGCGGCCTTTTGATTTTGATGCTTTTATCGAGGGAAAGCGAGCGCGACACGGTCGCCAATGA